A region from the Gossypium hirsutum isolate 1008001.06 chromosome A08, Gossypium_hirsutum_v2.1, whole genome shotgun sequence genome encodes:
- the LOC121204799 gene encoding ferrochelatase-2, chloroplastic: MEAAAASLSGSNIFHRISRSIIRSRYIASGSRYFSNSDLNTQNHSVFKGPNLSNVQIQKRNLRLQTNCALGVCTFPENVMESYHSHVVEEKLGVLLLNLGGPETLNDVQPFLYNLFADPDIIRLPRLLRFLQRPLAKLISVLRAPKSKEGYAAIGGGSPLRKITDEQADALRMALEAKNVRANVYVGMRYWFPFTEEAIEQIKRDRITKLVVLPLYPQFSISTTGSSIRVLQRIFKGDAYLSRLPVSVILSWYQRQGYINSMADLIEKELGKFAKPEEVMIFFSAHGVPVSYVEEAGDPYKDQMEECIYLIMQELKARGIGNDHTLAYQSRVGPVQWLKPYTDEVLVEIGQKGVKSLLAVPISFVSEHIETLEEIDMEYKHLALESGIKNWGRVPALGCNSLFISDLADAVVEALPLAKALSASTENDEEAEYDPLRYLVKMFFGSILAFLLLLTPRVVLAFRNSLF; this comes from the exons ATGGAAGCAGCAGCAGCATCTTTATCTGGATCCAATATCTTCCATCGTATTTCAAG GTCGATTATTCGGAGCAGATATATTGCTTCTGGGTCACGCTATTTCTCAAATTCTGATTTGAATACTCAAAATCATAGCGTTTTCAAAGGACCCAATCTCAGTAATGTACAAATTCAAAAGAGAAATTTGAGGTTACAAACGAATTGCGCTCTGGGTGTTTGTACTTTCCCTGAAAATGTTATGGAATCTTATCACTCACATGTTGTGGAAGAGAAACTTGGGGTCTTGCTTTTGAACCTTGGAGGTCCCGAGACACTTAATGATGTTCAACCCTTTTTGTATAACTTGTTTGCTGATCCT GATATTATAAGGTTGCCTCGGCTATTGAGGTTTCTTCAACGACCATTGGCAAAGTTAATATCTGTTCTTAGAGCTCCTAAGAGCAAAGAAGGGTATGCTGCTATCGGTGGCGGTTCACCTTTGCGTAAAATAACCGATGAACAG GCAGATGCCCTTAGAATGGCTTTGGAGGCAAAGAACGTACGTGCTAATGTATATGTTGGAATGCGATATTGGTTCCCCTTCACTGAGGAAGCAATTGAACAG ATTAAGCGGGACAGAATAACAAAGCTTGTTGTGCTGCCTCTATATCCTCAGTTCTCCATCTCCACAACCGGTTCCAGCATCCGTGTTCTCCAACGTATATTCAA GGGAGATGCATATTTATCAAGACTACCTGTATCTGTCATTCTTTCATGGTATCAACGACAAGGTTATATTAACTCTATGGCTGACTTGATCGAGAAAGAGTTGGGTAAATTTGCAAAGCCTGAAGAG GTCATGATATTCTTTAGTGCCCACGGGGTACCTGTCAGCTATGTCGAGGAAGCCGGAGATCCATACAAAGATCAAATGGAGGAGTGTATCTACTTAATCATGCAAGAGCTGAAAGCTAGAGGGATTGGAAACGATCATACCCTCGCTTACCAG AGTCGAGTCGGACCCGTCCAATGGCTAAAGCCCTATACTGATGAAGTTCTTGTCGAGATTGGTCAAAAAGGAGTGAAGAGTCTTCTAGCTGTTCCTATAAG CTTTGTGAGTGAACACATAGAGACCCTCGAAGAGATTGACATGGAATATAAACATTTAGCCCTCGAGTCCGGCATCAAGAATTGGGGTCGTGTTCCTGCTCTAGGTTGCAACTCTTTATTCATCAGTGACTTAGCCGATGCTGTAGTTGAAGCTCTACCATTAGCAAAAGCCCTGTCAGCCTCAACGGAAAATGACGAAGAAGCCGAATATGATCCCTTAAGATACCTTGTCAAAATGTTCTTCGGCTCGATATTGGCATTTCTCTTGCTATTGACACCAAGGGTAGTGCTTGCATTTAGGAATAGCCTCTTTTAg